One Spirochaetota bacterium DNA segment encodes these proteins:
- a CDS encoding cation diffusion facilitator family transporter produces MTTETDLLKTAELAFDARRQRQSNRVVNLGLYANALLALLKISAGIFGHSKALLADGINSFSDVVYFLFVKLLVKLSAQPADNEHPYGHHQLESIAAVIIGAFVITTGIAIFWDSINSTFDMLSGTKERNPVEFFTLIAALITIVTKIFLMLNANAVSRVMQNTAVSALAKDHRNDIFASLGVAVGITLGLFGFSWVDPLAGALVAIVVAKTGIDILRESTAELMDTVPGAEMNRKIREILSTRGDVKSVESVHTHRFGPYYMVNITIGIDGNLSVSEGNRIADSVEKLLCMKIELLRRVYIHYHPPARRGKRKS; encoded by the coding sequence ATGACCACTGAAACCGATTTGCTGAAAACCGCCGAATTGGCTTTTGACGCCAGACGCCAGAGGCAGTCAAACCGGGTCGTCAACCTCGGACTGTACGCGAACGCCCTGCTCGCCCTGCTTAAAATCTCGGCGGGAATATTCGGCCACAGTAAAGCGCTTTTGGCCGACGGCATCAACTCCTTCTCGGATGTCGTCTATTTCCTCTTCGTGAAACTGCTGGTAAAGCTGTCCGCCCAGCCCGCCGACAACGAGCACCCCTACGGGCACCACCAGCTCGAAAGTATCGCGGCCGTCATTATCGGGGCCTTCGTCATTACCACCGGTATCGCCATTTTCTGGGACTCGATCAATTCCACCTTCGACATGTTGTCCGGAACGAAGGAAAGAAATCCCGTGGAGTTTTTCACATTGATCGCGGCGCTCATAACCATAGTTACGAAAATATTTCTGATGCTCAACGCCAATGCGGTCAGCCGGGTCATGCAGAACACGGCCGTATCGGCGCTCGCGAAGGATCACCGCAATGATATTTTCGCCTCACTTGGGGTCGCTGTCGGAATAACGCTCGGGCTTTTCGGGTTTTCATGGGTTGACCCGCTGGCGGGAGCGCTGGTGGCGATCGTGGTTGCCAAGACGGGCATTGACATTTTGAGGGAATCCACGGCCGAGCTCATGGATACGGTACCGGGCGCCGAAATGAACCGTAAAATCAGGGAAATCCTCTCGACCCGGGGGGATGTAAAAAGCGTTGAAAGCGTCCATACCCACAGGTTCGGCCCTTATTATATGGTTAATATCACCATCGGCATCGACGGCAACCTGAGCGTCTCGGAAGGCAACAGGATTGCGGACTCGGTCGAAAAGCTACTATGCATGAAGATTGAACTGCTCAGGCGGGTGTATATCCACTACCATCCGCCTGCGCGGCGCGGGAAAAGGAAATCGTAA
- a CDS encoding C45 family autoproteolytic acyltransferase/hydrolase: MKRGPIIILVVIITISCGLLFIKSRLISTGSAYVPDSAVAERLAAEKQRLEGGRTWLGAAWKERRPEGIIISMTGGPYEMGYQHGTLLRDEIFSGVVPVFADPVTNSREHRAKPMFLRKLMLAYLDFAVFGPLERNTPSEYLMELKGIADGSGMGYRDLVRATFKSELTMIMLPGVVKGKAKSLGISAECSDFAAAGSATADGKLIMGRNTDYAGQGRWMDAQTVFIYRPLQGYAYVNISTAGLIKCNSAVNENGIVIGGHFMGFDGTGPRGMSFTVLEHEIMRKASTIDEAVDIVKRGPRAGAFGFMVADGAKRDAVAIEANGELVGVRRMENGVLVLTNFATTVELEKVDLMKRNNLVMRDMLGRYLRVGELIAASRGRITGGMAASFMGDRLDMVTRTERATGITVGAANNVTSAVFIPEDGIVWIASGVEPACDGRFHGLDVRAELTGTPPRRLPVLTGYAWKENSKQKGLRHFMKAYAAHEEDPFDTTKIMTNLNAAIALDPNESIYLRLKASLLLYSGTYKEAITLLERSLDMPQSNSERAHALLLAGQGLDLMGERDRAIARYRMAEAIHAAHGPDILKGVNHMLAGFCKKYIEKPFTVKQIADIPVAFSSESGIE; this comes from the coding sequence ATGAAACGCGGTCCCATCATCATACTCGTAGTTATAATTACCATTTCCTGCGGTCTCCTGTTCATTAAATCCCGGCTCATCAGCACGGGAAGCGCGTACGTACCTGACAGCGCAGTGGCCGAACGGCTCGCGGCGGAAAAACAGCGACTTGAGGGCGGCAGGACATGGTTGGGCGCCGCCTGGAAAGAGCGCAGGCCGGAGGGCATCATCATCTCCATGACGGGCGGGCCCTATGAGATGGGGTACCAGCATGGAACGCTCCTCAGGGATGAGATTTTCAGCGGCGTGGTGCCGGTGTTCGCCGACCCCGTAACGAATTCGCGGGAGCATCGGGCGAAGCCGATGTTTTTAAGAAAGCTCATGCTCGCCTATTTGGATTTCGCAGTCTTCGGGCCGCTGGAGCGCAATACTCCATCGGAATACCTCATGGAACTCAAGGGTATCGCCGACGGTTCGGGAATGGGGTATCGCGATCTTGTCAGGGCGACATTCAAATCAGAGCTTACGATGATCATGTTACCGGGTGTTGTGAAGGGAAAGGCGAAATCGCTCGGCATCAGCGCCGAATGCTCCGACTTCGCGGCCGCCGGCTCCGCCACCGCGGACGGAAAGCTCATCATGGGCAGGAACACCGATTATGCCGGGCAGGGCAGATGGATGGACGCCCAGACGGTGTTCATTTATCGCCCGTTACAGGGATATGCCTACGTTAATATCTCCACAGCGGGCCTTATAAAATGTAATTCCGCCGTGAACGAGAATGGAATCGTTATCGGCGGCCACTTTATGGGATTCGACGGGACCGGACCGCGCGGAATGTCCTTTACGGTGCTCGAGCACGAAATCATGCGTAAAGCGTCCACAATCGACGAGGCCGTCGATATCGTAAAACGCGGCCCCAGGGCCGGTGCGTTCGGATTCATGGTGGCTGATGGCGCAAAACGCGATGCCGTGGCGATCGAGGCCAACGGGGAACTGGTCGGGGTGCGGAGGATGGAAAACGGCGTGCTGGTGCTCACCAACTTCGCCACAACGGTCGAGCTCGAGAAGGTCGATCTCATGAAGCGCAACAACCTTGTGATGCGCGACATGCTCGGGCGCTACCTGCGCGTCGGCGAGCTCATTGCCGCAAGCAGGGGGCGCATAACGGGCGGGATGGCGGCCTCATTCATGGGCGATAGGCTGGACATGGTTACGCGGACCGAGCGGGCGACCGGGATCACCGTCGGCGCAGCCAATAACGTTACCTCGGCGGTTTTTATTCCGGAGGACGGCATCGTGTGGATAGCGTCCGGCGTGGAGCCGGCGTGTGACGGGAGGTTCCATGGGCTGGATGTCCGCGCGGAGCTCACCGGTACTCCCCCGCGACGGCTTCCGGTACTTACGGGTTATGCCTGGAAGGAGAATTCGAAACAGAAGGGGCTGCGGCATTTCATGAAGGCGTACGCCGCGCACGAAGAGGACCCCTTTGATACCACAAAAATCATGACCAACCTCAACGCGGCCATTGCGCTTGATCCGAACGAGTCCATTTATCTCCGCCTTAAAGCCTCTCTACTGCTGTATTCCGGCACTTACAAGGAGGCGATCACCCTGCTCGAGAGATCCCTCGATATGCCGCAGTCGAACAGCGAGCGCGCCCATGCTCTTCTGCTTGCCGGACAGGGTCTGGATCTCATGGGGGAGCGGGATAGGGCGATTGCGCGCTACCGCATGGCTGAGGCAATCCACGCCGCGCACGGGCCCGATATCCTGAAAGGGGTCAACCATATGCTTGCGGGATTCTGTAAAAAGTATATCGAAAAGCCGTTTACGGTAAAACAAATAGCTGATATTCCGGTGGCCTTCAGTTCCGAGTCGGGTATCGAATAG
- a CDS encoding methyl-accepting chemotaxis protein, translating to MGAKSGGFFLGRYVDKSYHVQQKARVIIIIYFALVITLTALAYSIAVIQGRGVDVSVIAIIIVQVILLCALIMTKRGYSNVASHFMLVPMVASVWFVCYASVGTRELIGAIDTIMYVFPIIAIVTIITDRASVVVYTGGNIVIHVLLNVYWMNNGLLTREQAVDLIQDGVLAMLMLGVACYTFLNMSIKAHALVVMSGKETERNAEKIRSILQQTSGVATRLAASTEEMAVTTASFSNNAQTQAASIEEITSTVEEVTASGEGVYSMARRQAGLADKAKGDMEGLYQIASLSGEKMKDALGIRDLLNGMVEKSRNDIQNTLSMMSTATSKFQGVKETVGIIEDISDQINLLSLNAAIEAARAGEHGRGFAVVADEIGKLADNTSNNLKSINMMYASSSEEIGKAYRQLEVFIASLNGVIEQIAEFSKRIDVVVELTRQDLALNRTVSGSIEDVLGESGSIVTASGEQKSALEEISKGISSINQITQEMALGSQELSDTARELAVSAQELMGLSGVVSESPETPMSEV from the coding sequence ATGGGAGCGAAATCAGGCGGTTTCTTTTTGGGAAGGTACGTAGACAAAAGTTATCACGTTCAGCAGAAGGCACGGGTGATAATCATCATCTACTTCGCGCTTGTCATCACCCTCACTGCGCTGGCGTATTCGATCGCCGTGATCCAGGGCAGAGGCGTGGATGTCTCGGTTATCGCGATTATCATCGTACAGGTAATATTATTGTGTGCGCTAATTATGACGAAGCGCGGCTACAGCAACGTCGCGTCCCATTTCATGCTGGTACCCATGGTGGCCAGCGTCTGGTTCGTTTGTTATGCGTCGGTCGGCACCCGGGAACTTATTGGCGCGATCGATACTATCATGTATGTCTTTCCTATCATCGCCATCGTCACCATAATAACGGATCGGGCTTCTGTGGTCGTTTATACCGGGGGCAATATCGTGATTCACGTGCTGCTCAATGTCTACTGGATGAACAACGGACTGTTGACGCGCGAACAGGCGGTCGACCTGATCCAGGACGGAGTGCTGGCGATGTTGATGCTCGGTGTCGCCTGTTACACCTTCCTCAATATGAGCATAAAGGCGCACGCGCTCGTTGTGATGTCCGGAAAGGAAACCGAGCGTAATGCCGAAAAGATAAGGAGCATCCTACAGCAGACATCCGGAGTCGCCACACGCCTGGCGGCGTCCACCGAGGAAATGGCGGTGACGACCGCGTCGTTTTCCAACAACGCACAGACGCAGGCGGCCTCGATTGAGGAGATAACCTCAACGGTGGAAGAGGTGACGGCAAGCGGCGAGGGCGTTTATTCAATGGCCCGGCGCCAGGCCGGCCTGGCGGACAAAGCGAAGGGCGACATGGAAGGCCTTTACCAGATAGCCTCGCTGTCGGGGGAGAAGATGAAGGACGCGCTCGGCATACGCGATCTCCTCAACGGAATGGTCGAGAAGTCGCGCAATGATATTCAGAATACGCTGTCAATGATGTCGACGGCGACCTCAAAATTCCAGGGGGTAAAGGAGACGGTTGGAATCATCGAGGACATCTCCGACCAGATTAACCTCCTCTCGCTCAACGCGGCGATCGAGGCCGCCAGGGCAGGGGAGCACGGTCGGGGATTCGCCGTCGTGGCCGATGAGATAGGTAAACTGGCCGACAACACGTCCAACAATCTTAAATCGATAAACATGATGTATGCCTCCAGCAGCGAGGAGATCGGAAAGGCGTATCGACAGCTCGAGGTGTTCATCGCCTCCCTCAATGGCGTCATCGAGCAGATCGCCGAGTTCAGCAAGAGGATCGATGTGGTGGTCGAGCTGACCCGGCAGGACCTTGCGCTCAACAGGACGGTGAGCGGTTCGATCGAAGATGTTCTCGGTGAGTCCGGCAGTATCGTTACCGCGTCCGGCGAGCAGAAATCGGCGCTTGAGGAGATTTCAAAAGGCATTTCATCGATCAACCAGATCACCCAGGAAATGGCGCTTGGATCGCAGGAACTCTCAGATACTGCGCGCGAACTGGCCGTTTCGGCGCAGGAGCTCATGGGACTCTCCGGCGTTGTCAGTGAATCCCCTGAAACCCCGATGTCAGAGGTATGA
- a CDS encoding ankyrin repeat domain-containing protein: MKKRIPESKRRGRDNAAILVIALIISACAPFEMLHAKEIATRKEISDGVRSGDSIYFLCDYVLSEPGSTIIPMFMYTPGKIYYDAVHIYAFDMTGKKPVRLAALRPTSSRKGRGSVRGARWAVKGSAVYALYHTGWSDAGAEMMHDLFEFNRDRGSAREVSGPEKDELIGRLFPKTGASSSAGDGIIPSSRVRYQLAGIDEDAWQLPLPTDFSALTERDCVRILVEQREDSYYCRAALRRIAPSLSDKMAREIIKSMLKHISTLPRHKQMIYRPVMEEWSARIGVLARYKNAEAAGEILRNAKAGFVDADGRTALMIAGYFNNTEMLERLIRDGAAIDARDPDGRTPLMYSIFGLAPGAMEYLLKKGADVKTASASGWTAWMFASGTDLRHGYLELTGK, encoded by the coding sequence ATGAAGAAGCGTATACCCGAGTCAAAGCGCCGCGGTCGCGATAACGCGGCAATTCTTGTCATAGCACTCATCATATCGGCATGCGCACCGTTCGAAATGCTTCATGCAAAGGAAATAGCGACCCGCAAAGAAATCTCCGACGGAGTGCGGTCCGGCGACTCCATCTACTTCCTGTGCGATTACGTGCTCTCCGAACCCGGAAGCACGATTATACCCATGTTTATGTACACTCCGGGAAAGATCTATTACGACGCGGTACACATCTACGCCTTCGATATGACAGGGAAAAAGCCGGTCCGACTGGCCGCGCTCAGGCCCACCTCGTCCCGCAAAGGGCGCGGATCGGTCAGGGGGGCGCGATGGGCGGTGAAAGGGTCGGCCGTATACGCGCTCTATCATACGGGATGGAGCGACGCCGGCGCGGAAATGATGCACGATCTCTTCGAGTTCAACCGCGATAGGGGATCGGCACGGGAGGTGTCCGGACCCGAAAAGGACGAATTGATCGGGCGACTGTTTCCAAAGACCGGCGCCAGTTCAAGCGCCGGAGACGGCATCATCCCGTCATCACGCGTACGGTATCAGCTTGCGGGGATCGATGAGGATGCATGGCAGCTCCCCCTTCCGACCGACTTTTCCGCTTTGACTGAAAGGGACTGCGTGAGAATACTCGTCGAGCAGCGGGAAGACTCATACTATTGCCGCGCCGCCCTGAGGAGAATCGCACCGTCGCTATCGGACAAAATGGCTCGCGAAATCATTAAATCGATGCTGAAACACATTTCGACCCTGCCGCGGCATAAACAAATGATATACCGGCCCGTGATGGAGGAATGGTCCGCCAGGATCGGCGTCCTCGCACGATATAAAAACGCGGAGGCCGCCGGAGAAATACTGCGCAATGCAAAAGCCGGCTTCGTCGACGCCGACGGGCGGACCGCCCTGATGATCGCCGGGTATTTCAACAATACCGAAATGCTCGAACGCCTTATTCGCGACGGCGCCGCGATCGACGCGCGCGACCCCGACGGCCGAACGCCGCTCATGTATTCGATCTTCGGGTTGGCGCCGGGCGCAATGGAGTATCTTCTAAAAAAAGGAGCGGACGTAAAAACCGCCTCCGCCTCAGGCTGGACGGCGTGGATGTTCGCGAGCGGTACCGATCTGAGGCACGGCTACCTCGAGCTTACCGGTAAATGA
- a CDS encoding alanine racemase encodes MKEVIMVKRKKIMAAAGCAVLALSLVILLSRPGDRGGGYNGYYAAMNNALKDSGTAQPAIVLDLDRVDSNIARVLKVIAPPLEYRIVTKSLPSPDLLIYVMQKARTKKLMPFHLSHMRAILEAVGPGLDMLPGRPFPVAALAGFYDSLPPSLKKEALKSVQWLVDSQERLGEYRAFAERRGIALRINLEIDVGLHRGGARSNEELGRMLQIIADSSGRLVFSGLMGYDGHVAHVPLYIGSKERAIRKEFAKSMARYEEFVQYGRKAYPALFREDLTFNSGGSKTCALYNRTLPVNDIAAGSCLVMPSTFDVFTLAEHLPALFIAAPVLKILDGYGVPFIESFHSLVEWWDPNKAVTLYVSGGGWSERILAPAGISVNALTASPPNENMLPNQSMLNGSKRVAIKTGDHVFYHPLQGDAVMQFDEIYVIRNGKITAVWKPFTARL; translated from the coding sequence GTGAAAGAGGTAATCATGGTGAAAAGAAAGAAAATCATGGCAGCCGCGGGTTGCGCTGTCCTGGCGCTTTCGCTCGTCATCCTGTTGTCCAGACCCGGCGACAGGGGCGGCGGCTATAACGGGTATTATGCCGCGATGAACAATGCGTTGAAAGATTCCGGCACGGCCCAACCGGCGATAGTGCTCGATCTCGACCGGGTCGATTCGAATATCGCCAGGGTGCTGAAGGTCATCGCGCCGCCGCTGGAGTACCGGATCGTCACCAAGTCGCTCCCATCTCCGGACCTTCTCATATACGTCATGCAAAAAGCCCGTACGAAAAAGCTCATGCCCTTCCATCTTTCGCATATGCGTGCAATCCTCGAAGCGGTCGGGCCAGGCCTCGACATGCTTCCCGGCAGGCCGTTTCCCGTGGCGGCCCTTGCCGGTTTCTACGATTCCCTGCCGCCGTCTCTGAAAAAGGAGGCGCTCAAGTCCGTGCAGTGGCTGGTCGATTCGCAGGAACGGCTGGGCGAGTACCGTGCCTTCGCGGAGCGTCGCGGTATTGCGCTTCGCATAAACCTGGAGATAGACGTGGGGCTTCACCGGGGAGGCGCACGATCCAACGAAGAGCTCGGCCGGATGCTGCAAATCATTGCGGACAGTTCGGGACGGCTCGTCTTTTCTGGATTAATGGGCTATGACGGACACGTAGCGCATGTGCCGCTGTATATCGGGTCGAAGGAAAGGGCGATCCGGAAGGAATTTGCGAAGTCGATGGCGCGCTACGAAGAGTTCGTACAATACGGGCGAAAGGCCTATCCGGCGCTTTTCAGGGAAGACCTGACCTTCAACAGCGGCGGCAGTAAGACCTGTGCGCTGTATAACCGAACGCTTCCGGTCAACGACATCGCGGCCGGTTCGTGCCTTGTGATGCCATCGACATTCGATGTGTTCACACTCGCCGAGCACCTCCCGGCGCTTTTTATCGCGGCGCCCGTTCTCAAGATACTCGACGGTTACGGCGTGCCGTTCATCGAGTCGTTTCATTCACTTGTAGAATGGTGGGATCCCAATAAGGCCGTTACTTTATATGTCAGCGGCGGGGGCTGGTCCGAGAGGATTCTCGCCCCTGCCGGTATTTCGGTGAACGCGCTCACCGCGAGCCCTCCGAACGAAAATATGCTTCCAAATCAGAGTATGCTGAACGGTTCGAAGAGGGTCGCCATTAAGACAGGGGACCATGTTTTTTATCATCCCCTTCAAGGGGATGCGGTCATGCAGTTCGACGAGATATACGTAATCAGAAACGGAAAAATAACCGCGGTCTGGAAGCCGTTCACTGCCAGGCTTTAA
- a CDS encoding glutamine--tRNA ligase/YqeY domain fusion protein, whose translation MDSEEKIKPQNFIEEIIEEDLKSGKNGAAVHTRFPPEPNGYLHIGHAKSICLNFGLAAKYGGRCNLRFDDTNPEKEEVEYVDSIMEDVRWLGFQWHDRPYYASDYFGAIYDWAILLINRGLAYVCDMSAEEIAATRGTPIEPGKTSPWRDRTVDENLDLFARMKNGEFPDGAKVLRAKIDMDSPNMHMRDPVLYRIKRAEHHRTGNDWCIYPMYDFAHGQSDYIEGITHSICTLEFEVHRPLYDWFLDHIAEEGRVRPRQIEFARLNLGYTVMSKRLLLRLVKEGRVKGWDDPRMPTISGLRRRGCTPESIRSFTSIIGVAKRDTVVDMALLEHCIREDLNKRSPRVMGVLNPLKLVIENYPEDRVDEFEIVNNQEDQSAGSRRVPFSRVVYIEREDFMEEPPKGFFRLAPGREVRLRGACLVTCTGVLKNEQGDITELRCTWDPASIGGTAPDGRKVRGTLHWVSAAHAVRAEVRLYDRLFTKEDPYETEEGKDFLSNINSDSLKIVKGYIEPYVASALPGDRFQFERLGYFCVDPESGEGRLVFNRTIALKDSWAREKKKG comes from the coding sequence ATGGACAGCGAAGAAAAGATCAAACCGCAGAACTTCATAGAAGAAATAATCGAAGAGGATTTAAAAAGCGGCAAGAACGGCGCGGCCGTTCACACCCGCTTCCCTCCGGAGCCAAACGGCTATCTCCATATCGGTCACGCCAAATCGATTTGCCTGAACTTTGGTCTTGCGGCCAAGTACGGCGGCAGGTGCAATCTTCGCTTTGATGATACAAATCCCGAAAAGGAAGAAGTCGAGTACGTTGACTCAATCATGGAGGACGTTCGCTGGCTCGGTTTCCAGTGGCACGACCGACCCTATTACGCCTCGGATTATTTTGGGGCCATCTATGACTGGGCGATTCTACTGATAAACAGGGGCCTTGCCTACGTATGTGATATGAGCGCGGAGGAGATCGCCGCTACGCGCGGCACGCCGATTGAGCCGGGCAAGACAAGCCCGTGGCGCGACCGTACGGTCGATGAAAATCTCGACCTCTTCGCACGGATGAAAAACGGAGAATTTCCCGACGGAGCAAAGGTGCTCCGCGCGAAAATCGACATGGACTCCCCCAATATGCACATGCGCGACCCCGTACTGTACCGCATCAAGCGCGCCGAGCACCACCGCACCGGCAACGACTGGTGCATCTACCCCATGTACGACTTCGCCCACGGCCAGTCAGATTATATCGAGGGGATTACGCATTCAATCTGCACGCTCGAGTTCGAGGTGCATAGGCCTCTTTACGACTGGTTCCTGGACCACATCGCCGAGGAAGGAAGGGTGCGCCCGCGGCAGATCGAATTCGCGCGCCTCAACCTCGGCTATACGGTGATGAGCAAGCGCCTGCTGCTTCGACTGGTTAAGGAAGGCCGCGTGAAGGGATGGGACGATCCGCGCATGCCCACCATATCGGGGCTTCGCAGGCGCGGCTGTACGCCCGAATCCATCCGTTCCTTCACCTCGATCATCGGCGTGGCCAAGCGCGACACGGTGGTCGACATGGCCCTGCTCGAGCACTGCATCCGGGAGGACCTCAATAAACGCTCGCCGCGCGTGATGGGAGTGCTCAACCCGCTGAAACTCGTCATCGAGAATTATCCCGAAGACCGCGTGGACGAGTTCGAGATCGTGAACAACCAGGAGGACCAATCGGCCGGATCGCGCAGGGTGCCGTTCTCGCGCGTCGTCTATATCGAGCGCGAAGATTTCATGGAAGAACCGCCGAAAGGCTTTTTCAGACTTGCACCGGGGCGCGAGGTGCGTCTGCGCGGCGCCTGCCTTGTAACCTGTACCGGCGTGCTGAAGAACGAACAGGGTGATATTACTGAGCTTCGCTGTACCTGGGACCCGGCATCGATCGGCGGCACCGCGCCCGACGGGCGCAAGGTAAGGGGTACTCTGCACTGGGTTTCGGCCGCGCACGCGGTTCGGGCCGAAGTGAGGCTCTACGACCGTCTGTTCACGAAGGAGGACCCGTACGAGACGGAGGAGGGGAAGGATTTTCTTTCCAATATAAATTCTGATTCACTGAAAATCGTGAAGGGGTATATAGAGCCGTATGTCGCTTCAGCGCTTCCGGGAGACCGCTTCCAGTTCGAGCGCCTGGGCTATTTCTGCGTGGATCCCGAAAGCGGGGAGGGGCGGCTTGTCTTCAACCGAACCATCGCCCTGAAGGATTCGTGGGCCCGGGAGAAGAAAAAAGGATAG
- a CDS encoding methyl-accepting chemotaxis protein, whose product MKSRFPLLKLSLSLEFFAYSFPVVLLAYFVVIGGNYLDNLTPFMLSAGAGSAAAFLIFNILRWADMVPVFRALRKPHGRTTEDFVEYKKRLLRRPMREALAIPMRYFIGVGVALFFMNHLGVLNRPTLFIMPIATLMVIPVNMSLFYFQTEVGLAPYLQDPRLSGVSIPPGGYSPLGTFIRILWVLVAVLLVPMIIFTTFLYMITNNMIVLHNFFFHIVFISIFLLGTVLVSAYYFAKSTKFNLSGIKAALNRMAEGQLSVRFVPMTSTDEAGEMTVDINNLQVKLFGVIRRIQEYSDEIMSAIGEVSATTTSFADNAQNQAASTEEISSTLEEVGAGIENIADNSASQNERLAALHLLMEKLSASLEMVGGKLEGYLRISNSIASSGKAGEVSLNRMRESMSAINDRSKEMIAVTGIINDISDRINLLSLNAAIEAARAGNAGRGFAVVADEISKLADQTSVSINEIDRFIKKNNEEIEGGMDGVKQTISSLENILAGVQSIGGGMSELSAVMREQFALNEKVNQSAEDVRKRSEEIKSSTDEQRTATGEIVKSVSSVNMLTQSYATGAEEMLATAENTAAIVEKLREAVDFFSLDEGRA is encoded by the coding sequence ATGAAAAGCAGATTTCCCCTGTTAAAGCTTAGCCTGTCGCTCGAATTTTTCGCTTATTCGTTCCCCGTGGTGCTGCTTGCGTATTTTGTCGTAATCGGCGGGAATTATCTGGATAATCTTACACCGTTTATGTTAAGCGCCGGAGCCGGTTCGGCCGCCGCGTTCCTGATTTTCAATATATTGCGATGGGCGGACATGGTGCCTGTTTTCAGGGCTCTGAGAAAACCACATGGGAGAACGACCGAGGATTTCGTAGAGTATAAAAAAAGGCTGCTGAGAAGGCCGATGAGGGAGGCGCTCGCGATACCGATGCGCTATTTTATTGGTGTCGGGGTTGCTTTGTTTTTCATGAACCATCTGGGAGTTTTAAACCGGCCCACCCTGTTTATCATGCCGATTGCCACCCTTATGGTCATTCCGGTAAACATGAGTCTCTTCTATTTTCAGACCGAGGTGGGCCTCGCGCCGTATCTCCAGGATCCCCGGTTATCAGGCGTTTCCATTCCCCCCGGGGGGTACTCGCCGCTCGGAACATTCATCCGGATACTGTGGGTCCTGGTGGCGGTCCTTCTTGTCCCTATGATAATCTTCACGACCTTTCTCTATATGATTACGAACAACATGATTGTTCTGCATAACTTCTTTTTTCATATAGTTTTTATAAGTATTTTCCTGCTTGGGACAGTGCTTGTCAGCGCGTACTATTTCGCGAAATCCACGAAGTTCAATCTCTCCGGCATAAAGGCCGCGCTCAACAGGATGGCGGAGGGACAGCTCAGCGTTCGTTTCGTGCCCATGACCTCGACCGACGAGGCGGGCGAGATGACGGTTGACATCAACAATCTCCAGGTGAAGCTTTTCGGTGTGATTCGGCGCATTCAGGAGTATTCCGATGAGATAATGTCCGCGATAGGCGAGGTTTCGGCCACCACCACATCGTTCGCGGATAACGCGCAGAACCAGGCGGCCTCCACCGAGGAAATAAGCAGTACCCTCGAGGAGGTCGGCGCCGGAATCGAAAACATCGCTGACAACTCTGCCAGCCAGAATGAAAGGCTGGCGGCGCTGCATCTCCTTATGGAAAAGCTTTCCGCCAGTCTTGAGATGGTCGGCGGTAAGCTCGAGGGATATCTCCGTATATCCAATTCAATAGCCTCGAGCGGAAAGGCGGGCGAGGTATCACTCAACAGAATGCGCGAGAGCATGTCCGCGATAAATGACAGGTCGAAAGAGATGATCGCGGTAACCGGTATCATTAACGATATATCGGACAGGATAAACCTCCTTTCCCTCAACGCCGCCATCGAGGCGGCGCGCGCGGGCAACGCGGGAAGGGGATTCGCCGTCGTTGCGGACGAGATTTCGAAACTGGCCGACCAGACGTCTGTGAGCATCAATGAAATCGACCGGTTCATCAAAAAAAACAACGAGGAGATTGAAGGAGGGATGGACGGTGTGAAACAGACGATATCCTCACTCGAAAATATCCTCGCGGGCGTACAATCGATAGGCGGTGGCATGAGCGAGCTGTCCGCGGTGATGAGAGAGCAGTTTGCGCTGAATGAAAAAGTCAATCAGTCCGCCGAAGACGTTCGAAAGCGATCCGAAGAGATAAAGAGCTCGACCGATGAGCAAAGGACCGCTACCGGGGAAATAGTGAAGTCGGTCTCCAGTGTCAATATGCTTACGCAGTCCTATGCCACCGGCGCGGAGGAGATGCTGGCCACAGCGGAAAACACCGCGGCAATAGTCGAGAAGCTAAGGGAAGCGGTCGATTTTTTCTCTCTGGACGAGGGGCGGGCGTAG